The Barnesiella propionica genome has a window encoding:
- a CDS encoding YtxH domain-containing protein — MKSLNVLFAFLGGAAVGAAVGLLFAPEKGSDMRAKICKILDEKGIHLKKHDMEELIDQITEEVKSQKVIK, encoded by the coding sequence ATGAAAAGTCTAAATGTTTTATTTGCATTTCTCGGCGGTGCAGCCGTGGGTGCAGCCGTAGGTTTATTATTTGCTCCTGAAAAAGGCTCCGACATGAGAGCTAAAATTTGCAAGATTTTGGACGAGAAAGGTATCCATCTCAAAAAACATGATATGGAAGAATTGATCGACCAGATTACTGAAGAGGTTAAATCACAGAAAGTCATTAAGTAA
- a CDS encoding GAF domain-containing protein, which produces MISPGYSKESKYKHICNEIQKLVRYSLSPYELRRSVVEMLAGEMNFLWVGFYWVKGEHLFLDVYKGPDACERIAYGKGVCGTAWKRAESLNVPDVDAFPGHISCSSLSRSEAVIPVFQEGEVVGVLDIDSECTAYFDDTDMCGLQKIIRLITAGAA; this is translated from the coding sequence ATGATCTCGCCCGGTTATAGTAAAGAGAGTAAATATAAACATATCTGTAACGAAATTCAAAAACTCGTTCGTTACTCCCTATCTCCGTATGAATTGAGACGCTCAGTCGTAGAGATGTTAGCCGGGGAAATGAATTTCCTGTGGGTAGGCTTCTATTGGGTAAAAGGTGAACATCTTTTTTTGGATGTGTATAAAGGACCGGATGCGTGTGAAAGGATTGCATACGGTAAAGGTGTATGCGGGACTGCCTGGAAAAGGGCTGAAAGTTTAAATGTCCCTGATGTGGATGCTTTTCCGGGACATATATCCTGTAGTTCTTTATCCCGGTCCGAGGCTGTGATACCTGTATTTCAAGAGGGCGAGGTGGTAGGTGTGTTGGATATAGATAGTGAATGCACTGCATATTTTGATGATACGGACATGTGCGGCTTACAAAAAATCATAAGATTGATAACGGCTGGAGCGGCCTGA
- the prmA gene encoding 50S ribosomal protein L11 methyltransferase, with translation MNDYTQVKLAVIPYSETATDILAALLAEIGYESFVPDENGLTAFVPQPLYDEGSLRGVIEAFPMEAKIDYKSEFVAGRDWNEEWEKNYFKPIVIGDECVIHSTFHTDVPKARYDILIDPKMAFGTGHHETTSLIIGEILKADLKGKKILDMGCGTAVLAILAVMKGASDATAIDIDAFAYENALENIRLNHTPGIKVLLGGAEILGEDNYDVIFANINRNILLADICAYAKCMHHGSFLYMSGFYVEDIPVIREEARKYGLEFLGYEEKNRWVAVEFKML, from the coding sequence ATGAATGATTATACGCAGGTAAAATTGGCTGTTATCCCTTATAGTGAGACAGCTACGGATATATTGGCCGCTCTATTGGCAGAGATAGGCTATGAAAGTTTTGTTCCGGATGAAAACGGTCTTACGGCTTTTGTTCCTCAGCCTTTATATGACGAAGGTTCTCTTCGGGGCGTTATAGAAGCGTTTCCGATGGAAGCTAAAATCGATTATAAATCGGAATTTGTAGCCGGTCGTGACTGGAATGAAGAGTGGGAGAAAAATTATTTTAAGCCTATAGTAATAGGAGATGAATGTGTGATCCACAGTACATTTCATACCGATGTACCAAAGGCTCGTTATGATATCCTGATCGATCCGAAGATGGCATTCGGAACAGGCCACCATGAAACGACGAGTCTTATTATAGGTGAAATATTAAAAGCAGACCTGAAAGGGAAAAAGATACTGGATATGGGATGCGGTACGGCAGTACTGGCTATACTGGCTGTAATGAAAGGAGCATCCGATGCTACTGCTATAGATATCGACGCATTTGCTTATGAAAACGCTTTGGAAAATATAAGATTGAACCATACTCCCGGTATTAAAGTCTTATTGGGAGGAGCCGAAATATTAGGAGAAGATAACTATGATGTTATTTTTGCAAATATCAACAGGAATATTTTATTAGCTGATATTTGTGCTTATGCAAAATGTATGCATCATGGATCTTTTTTGTACATGAGCGGCTTTTATGTAGAAGACATCCCTGTTATACGTGAAGAGGCCCGAAAATACGGTTTAGAATTTTTGGGATATGAGGAAAAAAACCGTTGGGTCGCAGTGGAATTTAAAATGTTGTAA
- a CDS encoding TlpA disulfide reductase family protein: MYRKSLLLWIVMVWLVGCTDRYEIKGHISKSADGEFVILQKQVDEQFVLVDSTKVKNGAFVFKGEQPEPTMAVLSLGGERELPVMPLLFVLQNGSIAVTMDSVSSAAGLPLVERFQTYQDERMGHDKRMQDLTNVYMGGVIAGTLTDSLFNKMKGQFETEKTEVETLTKEYILDNESNITGVYVFIQNSYLFSPSEQRNIIDHSPDFFRYNKSVTTVTKMLERLKNVEDGMPFIDLKMSTPTGKDVSLSDYVGKGKYVLIDFWASWCPPCRKQTPELLALYNRFKSKNFTIVGVSFDTDKKEWVNYIRENKLPWPQMSDMKGWDSDAIMLYAIQGIPHTVLVDPQGKILSTNMELPQLSARLAEYLK; this comes from the coding sequence ATGTATAGAAAAAGTTTGTTACTATGGATCGTGATGGTATGGCTTGTAGGGTGTACCGATAGATACGAGATAAAAGGGCATATATCAAAATCGGCAGACGGTGAATTCGTCATTCTCCAAAAACAGGTGGATGAGCAATTTGTACTGGTAGATAGTACCAAAGTTAAAAACGGTGCTTTTGTATTTAAAGGAGAACAGCCTGAGCCCACTATGGCGGTTTTATCGCTGGGAGGCGAACGGGAATTACCTGTCATGCCTTTGCTCTTTGTTTTACAGAACGGGTCTATTGCTGTAACTATGGATAGTGTTTCTTCGGCTGCCGGCTTACCTCTGGTCGAACGGTTCCAGACTTATCAGGATGAACGTATGGGGCATGACAAGCGTATGCAGGATCTTACGAATGTATATATGGGGGGAGTTATAGCCGGTACATTGACCGACAGTCTTTTTAATAAAATGAAAGGACAGTTTGAAACGGAGAAAACCGAAGTGGAGACTCTTACAAAAGAATATATCCTGGACAATGAATCCAATATTACGGGGGTATATGTCTTTATTCAGAACAGTTATCTTTTTTCTCCTTCGGAGCAGAGAAATATTATTGATCATTCACCTGATTTTTTCCGGTATAATAAATCGGTGACGACAGTAACTAAGATGCTTGAACGTTTGAAAAACGTGGAGGACGGTATGCCGTTTATCGATTTGAAGATGTCTACTCCTACGGGGAAGGATGTAAGTTTGTCCGATTATGTAGGCAAAGGCAAATATGTGTTAATAGATTTCTGGGCTTCCTGGTGTCCTCCGTGCCGTAAACAGACTCCCGAACTTTTAGCTTTGTATAACAGGTTTAAGTCTAAAAATTTTACTATCGTGGGGGTATCATTCGATACCGATAAAAAGGAATGGGTTAATTATATAAGAGAAAATAAACTGCCGTGGCCTCAGATGAGCGATATGAAAGGGTGGGATTCGGATGCGATAATGCTGTATGCGATTCAAGGCATTCCCCATACGGTGCTGGTTGATCCGCAAGGTAAAATTCTTTCTACTAATATGGAGTTGCCTCAGCTTTCCGCCAGATTAGCCGAGTATCTGAAATAG
- a CDS encoding phage holin family protein encodes MFGSKLNVYQKLLEEGRKYVELQIDYARLTGTEKLSVMGSTLIILILCMMLGAGAFFYFSFAVVYLLAPYVGLEWSYAIVGAFCLLLAGIILVFRKPMIINPVTRFLSRLLLDEPDKPESL; translated from the coding sequence ATGTTTGGTTCGAAATTAAATGTCTATCAGAAGTTATTGGAAGAAGGACGTAAATATGTAGAACTGCAGATAGATTATGCCAGGCTTACCGGTACCGAGAAACTTTCGGTAATGGGTTCAACCCTCATTATATTGATTCTTTGTATGATGTTAGGGGCCGGGGCTTTCTTTTATTTTTCTTTTGCAGTAGTATATTTGCTGGCTCCTTATGTCGGTCTGGAATGGAGCTACGCTATAGTCGGCGCATTTTGCCTGTTGCTGGCAGGAATAATTCTTGTTTTTCGTAAACCTATGATTATAAATCCGGTAACGCGTTTTCTTTCACGTTTGTTGCTGGACGAACCTGATAAACCTGAATCATTATGA
- a CDS encoding tetratricopeptide repeat protein yields MIKRFFLMTLFIGICTVYVSAKDETEYRKELYDLYISGKMADWQPVLSEMLVDKSVSSKEARIRLLTDYYGLIGHLIDKKRKEEASVALKSAWKLEKALENSYPGDAKILALKGNLVGFQIAMSPLKATTMASGMLGDVKKAYAKAPGDALVNILYGNIRFYMPGMFGGDKTEALSCYKKARKTMESDSSALKNNWLYVQLLVTIGLVYEKDEQYAKAKEMYAWVIKHYPAYAYVKETLYPRVKDK; encoded by the coding sequence ATGATAAAAAGGTTTTTTCTCATGACCCTTTTCATAGGGATATGCACAGTTTATGTATCGGCGAAGGACGAAACAGAATACCGTAAAGAATTATATGATTTGTATATCAGTGGTAAGATGGCTGACTGGCAACCTGTTTTAAGCGAAATGCTCGTGGATAAATCGGTGTCATCCAAGGAGGCCCGTATACGCTTGTTGACCGATTATTACGGTCTTATCGGGCATCTGATAGATAAGAAACGTAAAGAGGAAGCCTCTGTCGCATTAAAATCGGCCTGGAAACTGGAGAAGGCCTTAGAGAATAGTTATCCCGGAGATGCGAAAATACTGGCATTGAAAGGAAACCTTGTAGGTTTTCAAATAGCAATGTCTCCTCTAAAGGCTACGACTATGGCTTCCGGAATGCTGGGAGATGTAAAAAAAGCCTATGCAAAAGCTCCCGGTGATGCGTTGGTAAATATTCTTTACGGGAATATCCGGTTCTATATGCCGGGTATGTTTGGCGGTGATAAGACGGAGGCTTTATCTTGTTATAAAAAAGCTCGCAAGACTATGGAGTCAGATTCCTCAGCCTTAAAAAATAACTGGCTGTATGTGCAGTTGCTGGTTACTATCGGGCTGGTATACGAAAAAGACGAGCAGTATGCCAAGGCAAAGGAGATGTATGCATGGGTTATAAAACATTATCCGGCTTATGCTTATGTAAAAGAAACATTATACCCGAGGGTGAAAGATAAGTGA